A genomic stretch from Falco cherrug isolate bFalChe1 chromosome 3, bFalChe1.pri, whole genome shotgun sequence includes:
- the PSMB2 gene encoding proteasome subunit beta type-2 has protein sequence MEYLIGIQGPDYVLVAADTVAASSIVQMKHDHDKMFKMSEKILLLCVGEAGDTVQFAEYIQKNVQLYKMRNGYELSPTAAANFTRRNLADYLRSRTPYHVNLLLAGYDDHEGPALYYMDYLAALAKAPFAAHGYGAFLTLSILDRYYKPSITREEAVELLKKCLEELQKRFILNLASFNARFIDKDGIHEVDNIPLPKAMS, from the exons ATGGAGTACCTCATCGGCATCCAGGGCCCCGACTACGTCCTGGTGGCCGCCGACACGGTGGCGGCCTCTAGCATCGTCCAGATGAAGCACG ACCATGACAAAATGTTTAAGATGAGTGAAAAGATCTTACTCCTGTGTGTTGGGGAGGCTGGAGACACTGTACAGTTTGCAGAATACATCCAGAAAAATGTTCAGCTCTACAAAATGAGAAATG GTTATGAATTGTCTCCTACTGCAGCTGCAAACTTTACACGACGAAACCTAGCTGACTATCTTCGGAGTCGA ACCCCTTACCATGTCAACCTTCTCCTGGCTGGCTATGATGACCACGAGGGTCCTGCCCTTTATTACATGGATTACCTTGCAGCTCTGGCTAAAGCTCCTTTTGCAGCACATGGATATGGTGCATTCCTTACCCTCAGCATCCTTGACCGCTATTACAAGCCAA GTATCACACGTGAGGAAGCTGTGGAGCTCCTAAAAAAATGTCTAGAGGAG CTTCAGAAACGCTTCATCCTAAATCTGGCTTCTTTCAATGCCCGGTTCATTGACAAAGATGGCATCCATGAAGTGGACAATATACCCCTTCCAAAAGCAATGTCCTAA